GATGCCGCGACCGCGACGACCGCCGTGCCGTTCGCGCAGACGCTGAAGCAAAGCGTCACCACCCGTCGCGACGCGTCGAATGCCGACGTGCCGGATGCGTCGACGCAACAGGCTTCGTCGAAGCCGGCCGCCGGCACGAAGCCGTCCGTCAACGATGACGACGACACGACCGACGATACGACCACGAACGCCGCCACCAACCCCGACGCCGCCGCGCTCGCGGCGGCCGCGGCCGTGCAGGCGCAACTGCAGGCGCGCACGGACAACGCGGTGCCGACCGATGCGGCTGCCGCCGCGGCCGCTGCGCAAAAGACCGCCGTGTCCGGCCAACCCGATGCCACGGCCACGCTGGCGGATCACGCGGCCAGCGACGCGGCCGCCCAGACCGCCCGAGCCACGCCGGCGACGAGCCGCGACGCGCTGCAGGAAGCGCTCGCCGGGCTGACGGGCGGCTCGGGTGCGATCGCGATGCCCGCGGCCGGTACGACGGCGTCCGCACCCGCGTCGACCGCGTCGACCGCGGCGACCGCCACGGCCGCGCCGCTGACGCCGAAGGTGCCGACCTTCGACCGCACGCTCGCCGACGCGAAGGGCGCGCTCGCCACCCAGCAAGCGCCCGCGCAAGCCACCGCACAGGCGCTGCAGGCCAACGCGAACGCGCAGTCGGGCGAGCAGCACGCGCTCGCGGCAGCCAGCGGCGCGGCGGACCCGGCCGCCAGCGCGACGCTCGCGGCCGGCGCCACGGCTGCGGCCGCGGCCCGAGCGAACCTGCAGCTGTCGCCGGCCGCGGGGCGATCGCCGCCGCGAACGCGCACGTGCTCGCGCCGCACATCAGCACGCCGGACTGGACGGACGCGCTGAGCCAGAAGGTCGTGTTCCTGTCGAATGCGCACCAGCAGAGCGCCGAACTGACGCTCAATCCGGCCGATCTCGGGCCGCTGCAGGTCGTGCTGCGCGTCGCGGACAACAACGCGCACGCGCTGTTCGTGTCGCAGCACCCGCAGGTGCGCGAAGCGGTCGAAGCCGCGCTGCCGAAGCTGCGCGAGGCCATGGAAGCGGGCGGCCTCGGGCTGGGCAGCGCGACCGTCAGCGACGGCGGCTTCGCCTCGCAGCAACAGAACCCGCAGCAGACCTTCGCCCACGGCCAGCCGTCGCGGCGCGGGAGCGGCGGATCGTCAGCCGGCGATGCACCGGTCGACGCTGCGCAATCCGCACCGGCCGCCGCGAGCGTGAGCCGCGCCGGCCTCGTCGATACGTTTGCCTGAGCATGGCCGCCGCCGTGCGCGCGCCGCTCAGCGGCCGTGCACCGCCGCGGCCGCCTCGCCGCGCGGCGCCGCGCCCTTGCGCGTGGCGACGATGAAATCCGCCGCGCGTTCGCCGATCATCACCGACGGCGCATTCGTATTCCCGCCGACCAGCGTCGGCATCACCGACGCATCCACCACGCGCAATCCTTCGACGCCGCGCACGCGCAGTTGCGGATCGACGACCGCGCGCGCATCCGAACCCATCCGGCAGGTGCCGACCGGGTGGTAGATCGTGTCGGCATGCTCGACGATCGTCTTGCGCAGCTCCGCTTCGCTCTGGTCCGCCCGCGTGTACAGCTCGCGCCCGCCCTGCGACGCGAGCGGCGCCTGCGACAGGATCTTGCGCATCGCCTGCGTGCCGCGCACGAGCAGGTCGAGATCGCGCGAATCGCTGAAGAAGCGCGGATCGATCAGCGGTGCGTCGCGCGCATCGCCGCTCGCGAGCGCCACCGTGCCACGGCTGAACGGCCGCAGTGCACACACGTGCAGCGAATAGCCGAAACCCCAGTGCATCTTGCGGTTGTGGTCGTCCACGAGCGCCGTGCAGAAATGCAGCTGCAGGTCGGGACGCTCGAGCGACGGATCGCTCTTGATGAAGCCGCCGGCCTCCGCGACGTTGCTCGTCATCATCCCGGTGCGGCTCGAGAAATAGCGCGCGAGCGCGGGCGTCATCTTCGCGATCCCGCGCAGGCACACGCCGACCAGCTCCGATGAATTCACGCGCGTATTGATGATGAAATCGATATGGTCGATCAGGTTCGTGCCGACGTCCGGCGCGTCCTGCACGACCGCGATCCCGTGCCGGCGCAACTGCTCCGCCGGGCCGATCCCGGAGCACATCAGCAGTTGCGGCGAATTGAACGCGCCGGCCGACAGGATCACTTCCGCGCGCGCGTCGAGCACCTCGACGCGCCCGTTGCGCGCGACAGCGACGCCGGCCGCCCGCTTGCCGTCGAACGTGACGCGCAGCACCGTCGCATCGGTGATCACATGCAGGTTCGGCCGGTTGCGGCCATAGATATACGCGCGGGCGACGCTGCAGCGCGAGCCGTCGCGGTGCGTGACCTGGTAGAAGCCGACGCCTTCCTGTGTCGCGCCGTTGAAGTCGTCGTTCAGCGGATAGCCGGCCGCGTGCGCGGCCTGGATGAATCGTTCGGAGAACGGATTGCGAAAGCGCAGATCCGACACCGTGAGCGGGCCGTCCGCGCCATGCCACGCATCGGCGCCGCGCGCGTTGCCTTCCGCACGACGGAAATACGGCAGCACGTCCTGCCAGCCCCAGCCCGTCGCGCCGAGCTGCGCCCATTCGTCGTAGTCGCCCGGGTGGCCGCGCGTGTAGATCATCGCGTTGATCGCGCTCGAGCCGCCCATCCCGCGCCCGCGCGGCTGGTAGCCGCGCCGCCCGCCGAGGCCCGGCTGCGGCACCGTCTCGTAGCCGTAGTTCGTGCCGAGCTTGAACGGCACCAGTGCCGCGATGCCGACCGGCATGTTGACGAGCAGGTTGCGCTCCGTGTGCGAGCCGGCCTCGATCAGCGCGATCGTTGCATCGGGGCAGGCATCGGCGAGACGGCCTGCCAGGCTCGAGCCGCCCGAACCACCGCCGACGATGATGTAGTCGTATTGCATGTCACGTCTCCGTCGTGTCATGAAAGGCCGCCACGCGACCGCGTCCCCTCTTGTAATGTTCGGGCATTGTAGGAATGGCCGTCGCGCACGCGGCGCGCGGATTCAAGAGCGATTCCTCTAAACGCCCGCGTGAACTAAATTTAAGATGTATCGATTCGCTTTGCGCGACGCGCCGGCCACGAGAAGCCGATCCGTCGCGAAACGGGAGTGACGACGATGCAGCGCCAGGTTCTGCAGGCCGCGTGTCGACCGGGTTGTCCGGATGCGATGCGCGCAGCCCGCATTTCATTTCAAACGGCTGCCCGTGCGCGGATGCACGACGTCATGCGCACGGTCGATCGAAATCGAACGGCACGTGTCGTCGCCGACCGTTTGGACGGTTGGTCGCCGCAGCGGCACGATGCGCCGCGGCATGATGTGACGGACCCGTCGCGCTGCCCCGCTTCGGAGCGCCGGCGGGTAGTCGGGCAGCCGCGTCGCGCGCCCGGCAACAGTCGCATAGCGCCACCTGCACATGCGCATCGACACGGTTTCCGGATGCGCACACCGTCGCGTGGATGCGACGCCCGCTGCACGCTTCAACCGGTTTTCGAGCATACGTCGCATCCGGCCCCGTGCCGCGCGACCCGCACCACCCCGATCCGCGTCGCCGCGCTCGCCGAGCGTGCGCGTGCGGCGTGACGGCCGGCCGACCAGCCCGGCCCAACTGGAGGAGACGACATGAAGAACGACCTGCCCGAACTGGCCCCGCAAGCGCTGCCGTCGGTGGATGCGCTGACGGCGCTGCTGCGCGACCAGCGCGCGGCCTACCTGCGCGCGCCGTATCCGGCATGGGAAACGCGCATGAAGCACTTGCGCGCGCTGCGCACGATGCTGATCGACCATGCGGATGCACTCGCCGAAGCGATCAGCGCCGATTTCGGTCATCGCGCGAAGCAGGAAGTGCTGCTGTCGGAAATCTGGATGGCGAAGGAAGAGATCGACGACGCGCTCAAGCACGGCAAGCGCTGGATGAAGCCGATCCGCAAACCGATGAACAAGTGGCTGCGCCCGGCGCGCGCGAAGGTGATTCCGCAGCCGCTCGGCGTGGTCGGCATCGTCGTGCCGTGGAACTACCCGGTGCTGCTCGCGGCCGGCCCGCTGATCTGCGCGCTCGCGGCCGGCAACCGCGCGATCATCAAGATGTCCGAACTGACGCCGCGCACGTCGGCGCTGTTCGAGCAGCTCATCGCCAAGACCTTCACGCGCGACCACGTCGCGGTCGTGAACGGCGATGCGGAAGTGGGCGCCGCGTTCAGCGGGCTGCCGTTCGATCATCTGCTGTTCACCGGCTCGACGCACGTCGGCCGCCACGTGATGCGCGCGGCCGCCGACAACCTCACGCCCGTCACGCTCGAACTCGGCGGCAAGTCGCCGGCGATCGTCGGCCCGAACGCGCGCTTCGATGCAGCGGTCGACGCGATCGTCGCGGGCAAGACGCTGAATGCGGGCCAGACCTGCATCGCACCCGACTACGTGCTGCTGCCGCGCGGGATGGAAGCCGCGTTCATCGAGCGCGCGCGCGCACGGTTCGCGAAGCTGTATCCCGACCTGTCGGCCAACGGCGACTACACGACGATCGTGTCGCCGCGCCACTACGCGCGGCTGCAGCAGCTCGCGAGCGACGCGCAGGCGGCCGGCGCGCAGCTGCATCCGCTGTCCGATGCGCAATCCGATCCCGCATCGCGCCGCTTCGTGCCGTGCGCGGTCACGCAGGTGCCGGCCGCGTCGCAACTGATGCAGGAGGAAATCTTCGGGCCGCTGCTGCCGCTCGTGCCGTACGAACGGCTCGACGAAGCGATCGCATACGTGAATGCGCGCCCGCGTCCGCTCGCGCTCTACCTGTTCGACGAGGACGGCGGCACGATCGACCGCGTGATGCGCGAAACGATCTCGGGCGGCGTGTCGATCAACGAAACGCTGATGCACATCGCGTGCGGCAGTCTGCCGTTCGGTGGTGTCGGTGCGAGCGGCATGGGCGCATATCACGGCTACGACGGCTTCGTGACGTTCTCGAAGATGAAGCCGGTGCTCACGCAGGCGCGCCTGAACGCGCGCAACCTGCTCGCGCCGCCGTACGGCAAGCGCTTCGCCGCGCTGATCAAGCTGATGCTGAAGTTCTGAGGGGAACGGGCCGCGCGCATCGCGCCGCGGCCCGCACGTGCATGCCGCGCGGCAAGGGTGCCGCGCGCGCCGTCACACGGGCCAGAGCGGCCCTTCCTGCATCGCGCCGATCTGCTCGCGCAACTCGAGCACGCGCGCCTCCCAGTAGCGATGCGTGTTGAACCACGGAAACGCGGCGGGAAAGGCGGGATCGTCCCAGCGTCGCGCGAGCCATGCCGCGTAGTGGATCAGCCGCAGCGTGCGCAGCGCTTCGACGAGATGTAGCTCGCGCGGCTCGAATTCGCAGAAATCCTCGTAGCCGGCCAGCAGGTCCGCCAACGCGCGCGACGCGCCTTCGCGATCGCCCGGCAGCAGCAGCCACAGATCCTGGATCGCGGGCGCCATCCGGCTGTCGTCGAAATCGACGAAGTGCGGGCCGGCATCGGTCCACAGCACGTTGCTCGGATGACAGTCGCCGTGCGTGCGCAGCAGGCGGATCTCGCCCGCCCGCTCGAACGCGGCCTCGACACCTTCGAGCGCGAGCGTCACGGCCGTCTCGTATGCGGGCCGCACATCGTCCGGAATGAAATCGTGCGCGAGCAGGTAGTCGCGCGGCTCGTAGCCGAACGTGTTGATGTCAAGCACGGGGCGCGCGACATACGGCTGCGTCGCGCCGACCGCATGGATCCGGCCGATGAAGCGGCCGAGCCATTCGAGCGTGTCGCTGCGATCGAGATCGGGCGCGCGGCCGCCGCGCCGCTCGAAGATCGAGAAGCGGAAGCCGTCGAACGCGTGCAGCGTGCGGCCGTCGAAGGTGCGCGCGGGCACCGCCGGAATCTCGCGCGCGGCGAGTTCGGCGACGAACGCGTGCTCTTCGAGGATCGCTTCGTCCGACCAGCGCGCCGGACGGTAGAACTTCGCGACGACCGGCGGGCCGTCTTCGATGCCGACCTGATAGACGCGGTTTTCGTAGCTGTTGAGCGCGAGCAGGCGCCCGTCGGTGCGCAGGCCGGCCGGTATCAGCACGCTGTCGAGCGCGTCGAGCACGCACTCGGGCGTGAGTCCGGCGAACGGCGGGCCGGCGGGAGAAGCGGGAGCGGAAGTGACGTCTTTCATGCCCCGCATTGTGCCGCCAGCCGGGCTGAAAGACGAGCGCCCGGTGCGGTGGTTGCGCTTAGTGAAGCGCCGCGCCGGCCGGCAGCACGGATTCGCCGGTGTCGATCAGGTCCTCGAGAAAGAACGGCTCGGTGTTGAGTTCCTTGGACTCGCCCGGTACGCCCGCGTACCAGGTCACCATGGCCATGTCGCCCAGGACGCGCTGGACGATGCCGCGCGCGCCCTTCGGCACCGCGATATGGGTAGTGCAGACAATCGACCCGACATGCATGATGGTTCCCCACTCTTGAATCTTGAAACCCGGCCCGCTGGCGAGCCGGCAAATGCACGATCCGCGCGCTCTCGACGGAGCGTTGCGCGTAATCCCATTGTTCACGGTTTATCGAAGCACGAAAAGAAGAAGAAGCAGGCGAAGTGCCGCGAATTCGTCGAATGTCTCCAATCAACCACTACGCCGGAGCAGGCGCTTGCCCGCCCGGTTACCCCCATCATACCCTGTCGAATGTGACTGCCCGCCGAATCCCCGGCATCACCGCGGCGCGCACGTGACCCACGCTCCACGTGCACCGTGAATCCGGTATCGGGTCGCCAGGCAATTTCGCGCGACTGCGATTGCCGAATCACGCGACGTCGTCATCACCTTCCCCCTGCCTCGAACGCAGCCGGCACAGCGACGGTTGCGCACGCATCGCCCAGCGCCCTTCGTCATGCGATGCGCCGCCGACAGATGTTGCGTCCGGTGCAGGCGTTGCGGTACCTTTGATGCTCATTCGCGTTCCAGCGCATTCCGACACGATGCATCCGCTCACGTCCGTCCTCGCAAAATCCCGGCCGCAGTTCGACTCGCGGCCGCAGGCGTGCGCGCATCCGTCGGTCCTTCCTCCTCCTGTCGCACCGCCGCTCGTCGGCGCCGCGCCGCCCCCGCCGGCGGCACGCGCCGGCTGACCCGCCGGCTTTTCGTTTCGTCCTCCATTCGCCCGCAGGCTTGCATTCGTGCGTCGTGACGCACGGCGGATTGCTGCGCGTGCGGATGGAACATTCCGATCCGTTCGACAGGTGGATTCACATGGTTTCGTTCAAACGCGCGCTCGCCGCGCATGGCGCGACGTCGCTCTTCGTGCTGCTGTGGAGCAGCGGTGCGATCTTCGCTGAACTCGGTCTGCGTCACGCCTCCGCGTTCGTCTTTCTCACCGCACGTTTCGCACTGGCATCGCTCGTGCTGCTCTGGCTGGCCTTCGTGCGCAAACGCTGGCTGCCGCCGCGCGGCGAGCGTCGCATGGCCGCGCTGACCGGCTTGCTGATGATGGGCGGCTATTCGATCTTCTACCTGCTCGCGCTCGAACGCGGGATCGCGCCGGGCGTGCTCGCGACGATCCTCGGCGTGCAGCCGATCCTCACGCTCGCGATCGTCGAGCGGCGCTGGCAGCTCGTCCGTGTCGCGGGGCTCGCGCTGTCGCTGGCCGGCCTCGCGCTCGTCGTGCTCCGCGGCGTAGGGGACGGCGGCCTGTCGCTTGCGGGCATCGCATGCGCGCTCACCGCGCTCGTCGCGCTGACCGCCGGCTCGCTGCTGCAAAAGCGCGTACGAGCGGCGCCCGCCGACGTATTGCCGCTGCAGAATACGATCGGCCTCGCACTGTGCGTGGCGATCGTGCCGTTCCGGCCGGTGTCGTTCGACATGAGCTGGGCATTCGTGATCCCGCTGCTGTGGCTCGGCATCGTGATTTCGGTGATCGCGCAACTGCTGTTCTACCGGTTGATGCAGCGCGGCGATCTCGTCAACGTGACGAGCCTGTTCTATCTCGTGCCCGTCGTCACCACGCTGATGGATGCCGCGTGGCTCGGCAACCGGCCCGAGCCGCTCGCACTCGCCGGCATGGGGGCCATCATCGCGGGGCTCGCACTCGTGTTCCGCGCGCCGGCGCCCCGCATGCAACCCGACCGCGCATGAGCGGGCGTGCCGCCGCGCCAGCGAGTGCGGCGGCACGCATCGGACACATACGACGAATCCGCGAAAGTCGAAAGGCACGAGAAAGACATACGCAAGGCATTCGTCTGACTTGCGGGGAAGAATGCGTGATTCGTCAGGCTTTCCGCCGATTTTTAATGGTTCGGATAGCGAAAAGCACTGCCGGTTGCCTATACTCGAATTGACCGCCCCGCTCGCAATCGGGCCGGACCAATACTAGAAACACCCGGCATGGGGCCGGAGCAAGCGCGCAAGCGCCCACTCCGGTCGACCTTGGAGACACGCATGACGACCTACTTCACGATCGGCGACTTCATCCTGTTGATTCCGATGGCGCTGGCCGGAGCGCTGTTTCTCGGCGCGGTGCCGTGCGCAACCGAATTCCGCCACAACCTGCTGCGCGTGCTGGGCGTCATCCTCGGCGTCGGCGTCGCGGTGCTGCTCGTCGAAGGCCTGCCTGCGCTGATCTAGCGGCGCAACCCGTGCGCGGCGCGCATCGCTGCAGTGCAGCGATGCGATATGCTGCGCGCCAGCCATTGATACGGCACGCGATGTTTCGCATGCCGTATCGACTGCCGGTCAGATCGCCTGGTCGGTGGACGGCTTTTCCCACAGATTGATGCCGCCTTCCGTCGCGTAACGATCGATCTCCGCGAGTTCTTCCGCCGAGAATTCGAGGTTCTTCAGCGCGCCGACGTTTTCACGCACCTGCTCCGCGCGGCTTGCACCGATCAGCGCGGACGTGACGCGGCCGTTGCGCAGCACCCACGCGAGCGCCATCTGCGCGAGGCTCTGCCCGCGCCGTTCGGCGATTGCGTTGAGCTTGCGCACATGATCGAGATTGTCCGCGCTCAGGTGATCCTGCTTCAGCGAACCGCCGCCCGGCTTGTTCACGCGCGCATCGGCCGGCACGCCGTTCAGGTACTTCGACGTGAGCAGCCCCTGCGCGAGCGGGGTGAACGCAATGCTGCCCGTGCCGATCTCGTCGAGCGTGCCGAGCAGTTCGGTTTCGACCCAGCGGTTCAGCAGGTTGTACGACGGCTGGTGGATCAGCAACGGCACCTTGTATTGCGCGAGCAGCTCGGCCATCTCGCGCGTCTTCGCCGCCGAGTACGACGAAATGCCGATGTAGAGCGCCTTGCCCTGCTGCACGGCCGACGCAAGCGCGCCCGCCGTTTCCTCGAGCGGCGTGTGCGCGTCGAAGCGGTGCGAATAGAAGATGTCGACGTAGTCGAGCCCCATCCGCTGCAGGCTCTGGTCGAGGCTCGCGAGTACGTACTTGCGCGATCCGCCGCCGCTGCCGTAGGGCCCCGGCCACATGTCCCAGCCGGCCTTCGTCGAAATCAGCAGCTCGTCGCGATACGGCCGGAAATCCTCTTTCAGCAACCGGCCGAAGTTGATTTCCGCGCTGCCGTACGGCGGCCCGTAGTTGTTCGCGAGATCGAAGTGGTTGATGCCGAGGTCGAACGCGGTGCGCAGGATCTCGCGCTGCGTCGAGATCGGCGTCGAGTCGCCGAAGTTGTGCCACAGGCCGAGCGACAGTGCGGGCAGTTTGAGCCCGGATTTGCCGCAGGTGCGGTATTGCATGTCGGCATAACGTTCGGAAGCTGCTTCGTAGGCCATGAGTCGGTTCCGTCAGGACATCGGGGGAAAGGACGCGCGCCGGCCGCGCTTGCGGCGCGACGGCGGCGAAGGAGTCATACGACGACTATGGTAGCGAAAGCGGCCGGATCGCGCTCGTCGGCACGGCGATGGACGCGGCCGCGGTGGTCGCCTACACTGCGGCGTCTCGAATCACCGTTTCAGCGAGGTTGGTATGTCCCGGGTCATCTCGGTTGCGCTGCTCGTCGGCGGCGTCGTGCTGCTGTATTTCGGCGGCCAGTCGTTCCATTCGATCAACGACAACGTGTCGCGCTTCTTCACCGGTTCGCCCGCGACGAAGACGATCCTGCTGATCGTGGGCGGTGCCGTCGCATCGTTCATCGGCCTGATCGGCCTCGCGATGCCGGGCAACAAGCGCTGAGCGCGCAGTCGCGCGATGCGCGCACGGCCTGCGTCTTGCGTTCGGGCCGCGCCAAACGAAACGGGCGGCCAGGCCGCCCGTTGTTCCATGCCCCCGCGATGCGGTGCATCGCGGAATCGCCGCGGCCTTGAGGGCCGCCCGCTCCGCGCCTAGAACGGCACTTCCGATTTCGACGCCGAACGCGTGCCCGGCAACGGCCGGTTGCTCGCGCCGTGGTACGTGTACACGAGCGAGAACTTCACCTGGTCGGAACGGTTCTGCCCGGCCGAATGCAGCGTGTTGCTGTGGAAAAACACGACGTCGCCCGTCTGCAGCGACGGGCACGTGGCCGCGTCGATCATCTTCCTGTTCGCCGGCAGGTCGCTGCGGAAGAACTTCGCATCGTCGAACGCTTCGGGCCCGAATTCGGCCGTATGCGACCCCGGTACGAGCCACAGTGCGCCGTTCTCGTTCGTTTCCGGGCCGAGTGCGAGCCACACCGACACCATGTCCGGACGCTCGAACGCCCAGTAACGGAAATCGCGATGCCAGCCGGTCAGGCTGCCGTACGCCGGGTGCTTGGTCATCATGCAGTTGTGATGCGCGCGCGACAGCACCGGTTCTTCACCGAAATACTCGCGCATCCACGCACCGATTTCGGGTGCGGTCGCGCGCTCGGCGAAGGCCGGATCACGCGAATACGCATCGAGCAACCGCCGCACCGTGTGCCCGCCCGGCGCATGCTTGGACTCGGGCGCGCCCGGGTAGCGCAGGTCCGCCTCGAACTCGATCGGCTCGGCCGCCTCCTGCAACTGGCGCTCCGCGACCTGCCTGAGCGCCGCGCACTGCTCGGCGCTGACGAGGCCACGCGCGACGACGAAGCCCCGCTCGCGCAATTCCGCGACTTGCGCGCGGATCGATTCCGACTGCAATGGAGACGACATGGGATGCCAGACGTTTATTGTGTGAATGTGACGATTGTAAATCGGCACCGGATACCGCGAACAGCACCATTGTCGTGCGCAGGGGCATGCCAATCTCGAATTTGATCCGGCTCAAGGGAACTGTACGGCGCGGTGCTGGCCTCACCCACAGGCGGTATGCGGCACACGCCTTGTGGCACAAGGGTTTATCGCGACTTTTGCCCGTCATGAATCCCCTGTAGCCTGTCGCGGCCTGTCAATTCTGGCGGGCGCGGCGCGCAGCGGGTTTCGGTAAGATCCGTTGCGCAATCCGAGGCCGTTCATACCAGTGCGCTCCCAAGGGCGCCATCCATACAAGCGAAGCATCGTTCACATGCCATTCCGTCTGACTTCCCGTCTCAGCCGCGCTGCGAAGCGCGTCGTGCCGCCCGCTCCTGCCCGCTCGCTGCGCCATCACCGCGCACGCACGCAGGCGCTGGCGGAGCGTACGCCCGCACATAGCCGGCTGGACGGTATCCGTGCGTGGTTCCACGCATTTTTCTCGATGATGAGCGCGCAGGCGTTCTCGCGCCGTGCCGGCCTGCGCTCGCTGCTGCAGAAGCCGTCGTCGCTGCGCGCGCTCGCGCTGCGCCGCACGCTCGGCCCGCAGCGCCGCGTCAACCGCCCGCGCCGCCTCGCGGCCAGCAACGGCTGGTTCGGGTTCGGCGCACGCTGAGCGCACGCCGGCGGGCCCCGCAGCGCGGCGATCGCCGTCGCGTCGCTGCCCGCGCCGTTGCCCGACTGCCCCGGCGATCGGAACCCATAAAAAAACCCCGGCAATGCCGGGGTTTTTCATTTGAGGCTAAGGACGCTTACGCGACGCGTGCCGTCGGCTCGACGCCGGCCGCTTCGGCCAGGGCGAGCGCCTTGTCGGTCGCTTCCCACGAGAATTCCGGCTCTTCGCGGCCGAAGTGGCCGTAAGCAGCGGTCTTCTCGTAGATCGGGCGCAGCAGGTCGAGCATCTTGATGATGCCCTTCGGACGCAGGTCGAAATGCTCGCGCACGAGCTTCGTGATCACCGCATCCGACACGCGGCCCGTGCCGAACGTGTTGACCATCACCGAGGTCGGCTCGGCCACGCCGATCGCGTACGACACCTGGATCAGCGCGCGCGACGCGAGGCCGGCGGCAACGATGTTCTTCGCGACGTAGCGGCCTGCGTATGCGGCCGAACGGTCGACCTTCGACGGATCCTTGCCCGAGAACGCGCCGCCGCCGTGCGGTGCGGCACCGCCGTAGGTGTCGACGATGATCTTGCGGCCGGTCAGGCCGCAGTCGCCCTGCGGGCCACCGATCACGAACCGGCCGGTCGGGTTCACCAGGAACTTGATGTCGCCCTTGATCAGGTCGGCCGGCAGCGTCGGCTTGATGATTTCCTCGATCACGGCTTCGCGCAGCGCCGGCAGCTCGATGTCCGGTGCGTGCTGCGTCGACAGCACGACGGTGTCGATCGAATCGGGCTTGCCGTCGACGTAGCGGACCGTCACCTGCGACTTCGCGTCCGGGCGCAGCCATTGCAGGCGGCCGTCGCGGCGCAGGCTGGCCTGGCGCTCGACGAGGCGGTGCGACAGGTAGATCGGCAGCGGCATCAGTTCCGGCGTTTCATCGCACGCATAACCGAACATCAGACCCTGGTCGCCCGCGCCCTGGTCGAGGTTGTCGTCGTGTGCACGATCGACGCCCTGGGCGATGTCCGGCGACTGCTTGTCGTACGCGACGAGCACCGCGCAACCCTTGTAGTCGATGCCGTAGTCGGTGTTGTCGTAGCCGATGCGCTTGATCGTGTCGCGCGCGATCTGGATGTAGTCGATGTTGGCCGTCGTGGTGATTTCACCGGCCAGGACGACGAGACCCGTGTTGCACAGCGTTTCCGCCGCAACGCGCGAATACTTGTCTTGCTCGAGGATGGCGTCGAGGATCGCGTCCGAGATTTGGTCCGCGACTTTGTCCGGATGGCCTTCGGAGACGGATTCGGACGTGAAGAAATAATCGTTTGCCACTTTTTCAGGCTCCTGTGTGGTTACGGTTGGTTTCACGTAGCCAGCTTCGTTGGGCCTGAAGCGGCGACGCTTTAGCGGATTACCAGGACCGGGCAGCGTGTGTGACGCCAACCGGCTTCGCCCCGCAAGTTGTCAGTTAACTCGGCGAAGCCCGTATTATAGCGGCTTTCCTGAATTGTCACAGAGCGCCGCCCGTGCTGCATCTTCCGCTGTCTCACCACCCTGTTTGCAAAGCGCCGGCCAGCCGGTCCCACGGAGGTTTCGCATGCTAGGTCGTCTAGCCACGCACCTCGCCATTGGCTTGCTGAAACTGCTCGCCCTGTTGCCGTACGGCCTGACCGCACGGTTCGGCGATGGTCTCGGCTGGCTGCTCTACAAGATCCCCAGCCGGCGAAAACGCATCGTACACACCAATCTGAAACTCTGCTTCCCTGACTGGAGCGACGAGCGCCGCGAGGAAATTGCCGGGCAGCATTTCCGCCATGCGATCCGCA
This region of Burkholderia contaminans genomic DNA includes:
- a CDS encoding phytanoyl-CoA dioxygenase family protein, with protein sequence MSSPLQSESIRAQVAELRERGFVVARGLVSAEQCAALRQVAERQLQEAAEPIEFEADLRYPGAPESKHAPGGHTVRRLLDAYSRDPAFAERATAPEIGAWMREYFGEEPVLSRAHHNCMMTKHPAYGSLTGWHRDFRYWAFERPDMVSVWLALGPETNENGALWLVPGSHTAEFGPEAFDDAKFFRSDLPANRKMIDAATCPSLQTGDVVFFHSNTLHSAGQNRSDQVKFSLVYTYHGASNRPLPGTRSASKSEVPF
- the metK gene encoding methionine adenosyltransferase, with translation MANDYFFTSESVSEGHPDKVADQISDAILDAILEQDKYSRVAAETLCNTGLVVLAGEITTTANIDYIQIARDTIKRIGYDNTDYGIDYKGCAVLVAYDKQSPDIAQGVDRAHDDNLDQGAGDQGLMFGYACDETPELMPLPIYLSHRLVERQASLRRDGRLQWLRPDAKSQVTVRYVDGKPDSIDTVVLSTQHAPDIELPALREAVIEEIIKPTLPADLIKGDIKFLVNPTGRFVIGGPQGDCGLTGRKIIVDTYGGAAPHGGGAFSGKDPSKVDRSAAYAGRYVAKNIVAAGLASRALIQVSYAIGVAEPTSVMVNTFGTGRVSDAVITKLVREHFDLRPKGIIKMLDLLRPIYEKTAAYGHFGREEPEFSWEATDKALALAEAAGVEPTARVA